Within Metabacillus sp. KUDC1714, the genomic segment ACGAACAGATACTAAAATGGGGAGAAGAAGCCATGAAAAATGGTAAGGTCGTTGGCGCTGGGAGAGAGATAACAGGTGTTTCCTCTAACGGACTCCAATTTAGAGGCTTTATTGATGAATCAGGAGAAATATCAAATTTCTTCCCTACCCTGGATTAATAATGAAGGAGTTGGAAGCATCGTGGAAGATATGCAGCGAAAATTGATAAGTTATTTCTATCACCATATGGGAGACGGTAAATTTTTACGAATCATAAGAAGTTATGCGAATGGTGAAGGATATGGTACTGAATATGCGAGGTTTGTGTTTGCTGACTATTATGAAGAGTGGGAAGAAGATTATTTTGGTAAAGAAGGTATAGCCTATTACATTGATCGTCCTGCAGTAGAAGAAGACCAAGAGATTATTTTAGATTATCCGACATTCTATAAATATTTAAGAGAAGAATGTGTTCGTTATCTTAAAGATTACCCCCAAGATAAATCAGAAGTAGAAGAACAATTAGAAAGGATTAAAGAAAGATTTAATATACAAGAATTTTGATTAGCTTTTATGCTTTTCAAGGTTTTTAATATGCTTAATCAATGCATCTATAGACGCATACTTAATATGTATTCTCTTTATTTTTAAGGATTTTTATAAATTAGGTCTTGATAAATCTTATGGATGTGGGCCTTTTCGCCTTATCCTTAGATACTTCGTGTAAAATATCAATTAAC encodes:
- the cdiI gene encoding ribonuclease toxin immunity protein CdiI; translation: MNQEKYQISSLPWINNEGVGSIVEDMQRKLISYFYHHMGDGKFLRIIRSYANGEGYGTEYARFVFADYYEEWEEDYFGKEGIAYYIDRPAVEEDQEIILDYPTFYKYLREECVRYLKDYPQDKSEVEEQLERIKERFNIQEF